The nucleotide sequence TCTGGGTGTCGTCTATGCCCCTGAAATCTTTGCTGACAAACCGCCTGTGCTCAAAAACTTATTTGGTTCCAGCATTTCAACTGGAGGTCTGACGGCGATTCTGCTGAGCTGGCTGCTCCCTCATAGCCACAGTCCGCAACCAGCCAAGATTGAAGCCGCTGAACCCGTAGAGAGCTAGTCCCATTCTGGTATTGCAGTCATGCGAGGGACATCTGTCCCTCGCATTAAATTATCTGAATATGGCAGTCGCCATCCGCGTCAGGACAACTTAGAACGCTTAAAGCCTGATCCTGTTATCCTTCCTTTCCCGTCTCCCGTCTCCTTGTTCTCTGCTATAGCTTATCGGTTGCTTCCTGCCGGGTATGCCGGGCCAGATCATTGCCCCATCACTCATTACCTGTCCCATGAATCCAGAACTATTAACCTCCTTTAATTTCTTACCGCTTCCCCTTCTAGCAACCACAGAAGCAGAAAGCAGTTCTCTGATTTTGGCTGGAGTATTGCTCAGTCTGGCGGTAATTTATCTGGCAAGCAAGCTGGGAGGAGAAATCTGTTCTCGAATTAATTTGCCGCCTGTGTTGGGTGAACTAATCTGCGGTGTGCTGGTGGGTATCTCTGCATTGCACCTGCTGATTCTCACCGATATTGGGGAAACGGGAACGAACTCCGTCATTATGGATCTGTTGCAAGCAACTGCTCACATGGAGCCAGCCATGTTTTCCCATGTCTTTCAGTCTCAGCGGGAGGTGATTTCCGTTCTGGCAGAAATGGGCGTTGTTGTGTTGCTGTTTGAGATTGGTTTGGAATCTGATTTGAAGGAACTGCTGCGGGTGGGGATTCAATCCACTGTAGTAGCAGTTATTGGTGTGGTCACCCCCCTCGTCCTGGGCACGGCTGGACTCATGCTGCTATTTGGCATTCCAGCCGTGCCGGCTGTGTTTGCTGGAGCCGCCCTCACAGCAACCAGTATTGGGATTACGGCTAAAGTGCTGGCAGAAATGCAGCGACTCAATACCCGTGAGGGGCAGATTATTGTTGGTGCCGCTGTGATTGATGATGTGCTGGGCATCATTGTGCTGGCGGTTGTGGCTGGACTGGCACGGGATGGACAGGTGGTTGTCCGCGATGTGGTTTATCTGATTGTCAGTGCGGCAGTGTTTTTTATTGGTGCCATCTGGGTGGGGCGGTTACTCAACCCATTTTTTGTTCGGATGGTGAATCAAATGAAAACACGGGGGCAGGTGCTGTTATCTGCTCTGTTTTTTGCGTTAATCCTGTCCTACATTTCGGCAACCATTCATCTGGAGGCAATTTTAGGGGCATTTGCAGCGGGGTTGGTGCTGGCAGAAACCGAGAAGCGAGA is from Leptothermofonsia sichuanensis E412 and encodes:
- a CDS encoding cation:proton antiporter; protein product: MNPELLTSFNFLPLPLLATTEAESSSLILAGVLLSLAVIYLASKLGGEICSRINLPPVLGELICGVLVGISALHLLILTDIGETGTNSVIMDLLQATAHMEPAMFSHVFQSQREVISVLAEMGVVVLLFEIGLESDLKELLRVGIQSTVVAVIGVVTPLVLGTAGLMLLFGIPAVPAVFAGAALTATSIGITAKVLAEMQRLNTREGQIIVGAAVIDDVLGIIVLAVVAGLARDGQVVVRDVVYLIVSAAVFFIGAIWVGRLLNPFFVRMVNQMKTRGQVLLSALFFALILSYISATIHLEAILGAFAAGLVLAETEKREELQKQVAPVADTLMPVFFVVVGARTDISVLNPFVPENWEGLIMASFLILIAIAGKVVTGFGVFGQPGINRLAIGVGMVPRGEVGLVFAAIGDATGALSESLSAAIIVMVILTTFLAPPMLRWTFSLSEGPGDSPSVASLNSSTAEPVLVESERQPELVESETQ